From the genome of Maribacter algicola, one region includes:
- a CDS encoding THUMP domain-containing class I SAM-dependent RNA methyltransferase, whose product MGNNFRMIAKTLFGFEEILAKELRNLGAGNVEVGVRSVAFDGDTGFMYKANLCLRTAIKIIKPISSFHVSGEDDLYKKVFRMDWAEYLSVDDTFAIDATVFSDNFTHSLYVSQKTKDAIADKFRETDGKRPNVDVKNPDLRINIHIHQDQCNVSLDSSGASLHHRGYRTATNIAPINEVLAAGLLLLSGWDGQCDFMDPMCGSGTMLTEAAMIACNIPANINRNGFAFEKWPDFDSQLYEKIIEASLKKTREFHHKIIGMDKAPSAVRKAIDNIENANLSDYIEVKRDNFFKTEKETEGPLHMCFNPPYGERLDIDMQNFYASIGDTLKQGYPGTNSWMITSNLDALKFVGLRPSRKIKVFNSHLESRLVHYEMYEGSKKAKYQRTTEN is encoded by the coding sequence ATGGGGAATAATTTTAGGATGATTGCCAAAACTCTTTTTGGGTTTGAGGAAATACTTGCCAAGGAACTTAGAAACCTAGGTGCAGGGAATGTGGAAGTTGGTGTGCGGAGTGTTGCCTTTGACGGCGATACAGGATTTATGTACAAGGCCAATCTTTGCTTGCGCACCGCCATTAAAATAATTAAGCCTATAAGCTCCTTTCACGTATCCGGTGAAGATGATCTATATAAGAAAGTTTTTCGGATGGATTGGGCCGAATATTTATCGGTAGACGATACGTTTGCCATTGATGCGACGGTCTTTTCAGATAATTTCACCCATTCGCTGTACGTTTCCCAAAAGACCAAAGACGCCATTGCCGATAAATTCCGTGAAACTGATGGCAAACGTCCCAATGTGGATGTCAAGAATCCCGATTTAAGAATCAACATCCACATCCATCAAGACCAATGCAACGTTTCCTTGGATAGCTCAGGTGCCTCCTTACACCATAGGGGATATAGGACGGCGACCAACATTGCTCCCATTAACGAGGTTTTGGCTGCCGGTCTTCTATTGCTGAGCGGATGGGATGGCCAATGCGATTTTATGGATCCCATGTGTGGTAGCGGTACAATGCTAACGGAGGCTGCCATGATTGCCTGTAATATCCCGGCGAATATCAATAGAAATGGTTTTGCTTTTGAAAAATGGCCCGATTTCGATTCTCAGCTTTATGAAAAAATTATCGAGGCAAGTCTCAAAAAGACCAGGGAATTCCATCATAAAATCATCGGAATGGATAAAGCTCCCTCAGCAGTAAGAAAGGCCATCGACAATATTGAAAATGCAAATCTATCGGATTATATAGAGGTAAAAAGGGACAATTTTTTTAAGACGGAAAAGGAGACGGAAGGACCCTTGCACATGTGTTTCAATCCGCCGTACGGCGAACGTTTGGACATCGACATGCAAAACTTTTATGCCTCCATTGGTGATACCTTAAAACAGGGATATCCCGGCACCAACTCATGGATGATTACTTCAAATCTGGATGCCCTGAAATTTGTTGGGCTAAGACCCTCTCGCAAAATAAAGGTATTCAACAGTCATTTGGAGTCCCGTTTGGTACATTATGAAATGTATGAGGGAAGTAAAAAGGCCAAATACCAGAGAACCACGGAAAACTAA
- a CDS encoding ZIP family metal transporter has translation MIYILPMLGVLLSFVFVFLTKPKKKEHFRLLLAFSGAFLLALTFFELLPEVYEHSNTKSIGIYIMLGILLQIFLEFFSKGAEHGHVHLSKTDTNFPWLLFGSLSIHSLLEGVPISESNSIIYGILIHKIAIAVILSLFLLSTKMKTITAALFIVLFSIMTPLGTYLSRSFGFILDHLVFINAIVIGVLLHISTVILFESSEGHKFNLRKLVVIVLGITIAYFI, from the coding sequence ATGATTTATATTCTGCCAATGCTTGGCGTACTGCTAAGTTTTGTTTTTGTTTTCTTGACAAAACCCAAAAAAAAGGAACATTTTAGACTGTTACTGGCCTTTAGCGGGGCATTTTTATTGGCACTGACCTTTTTTGAATTATTACCCGAGGTGTACGAACATTCCAATACCAAAAGCATTGGAATTTATATCATGTTGGGGATATTACTTCAGATTTTTTTGGAATTCTTTTCCAAGGGGGCGGAACATGGTCATGTACACTTGTCCAAAACGGACACCAACTTTCCATGGCTATTGTTCGGGAGTTTGTCCATTCATTCTTTATTGGAAGGTGTACCCATTTCTGAAAGCAACAGTATTATCTATGGCATCCTGATCCATAAAATTGCCATTGCCGTTATTTTGAGCCTTTTTTTGTTGAGCACCAAAATGAAGACAATTACGGCAGCGTTATTTATCGTCCTATTCTCGATAATGACTCCCTTAGGGACCTATCTTTCCCGTTCCTTTGGTTTTATTTTGGACCACCTTGTATTCATAAATGCCATAGTTATTGGGGTATTGCTCCATATTTCAACAGTAATCCTCTTTGAAAGTTCAGAAGGACACAAATTCAACCTAAGGAAACTAGTGGTCATTGTACTTGGAATAACCATAGCTTATTTTATTTAA
- a CDS encoding DUF4268 domain-containing protein, with amino-acid sequence MFSKEESRKLREEFWISFGKSYPKKWVLYKTKIKGLSFKFTFDLKKAMVSIDVEGDLEQRILVWEKLISLKSILLEDYWPEAIFEEYHLLENQKEISRIYTELNEVSIHNKNTWLQTMVFLSQNMDKIEVFYEDFKDILKP; translated from the coding sequence ATGTTCAGCAAGGAGGAATCACGTAAACTCAGGGAAGAATTCTGGATTTCCTTTGGTAAATCCTATCCAAAAAAATGGGTACTCTATAAAACCAAAATAAAGGGACTGTCCTTCAAATTCACTTTTGACTTAAAGAAGGCCATGGTATCGATTGACGTTGAGGGTGACCTCGAACAAAGGATCTTGGTATGGGAAAAGCTAATCTCATTAAAATCCATTTTATTGGAGGATTACTGGCCAGAAGCCATTTTTGAGGAATATCATTTATTGGAAAACCAAAAAGAGATTTCCAGAATCTATACGGAGCTGAACGAAGTATCCATTCATAACAAAAATACTTGGTTGCAGACCATGGTGTTTTTAAGTCAGAATATGGACAAAATCGAGGTCTTTTATGAAGATTTCAAGGATATTTTAAAACCTTGA